One Parashewanella spongiae genomic window, TTACGGTTCCATAAGTGCCTACAGGCATAAATGCTGGTGTTTCTACAGTGCCACGGTCGAACACTAAACGACCGCGACGAGCGCGGCCTTGGGTTTTATCTAATTCAAATTTCATTAACTATACCTTGTCAGATAAACAGTCTGACTTCTTTAACTAAAAATTATTTTGTTTTTCGAGTGATGAACATGGCATCACCATAACTGAAAAAGCGATACTTTTGTTTTATCGCATGTTGGTAGGCATCCATGACCAGTTGTTGATCAGCAAAAGCACTGATCAACATGATAAGAGTTGACTCTGGTAGGTGAAAATTCGTTACCATCGCATCAACCACATTAAATTCGTATCCCGGATAGATAAAAATATCAGTATCTGAGCTGTACGCCGCTATTTTACCATCATTTTCTCTGGCGGCGCTTTCTAAAGATCGTACAGATGTGGTACCAACCGCAATTATGCGATTTCCAGCGGCTTTTGTTTGTTCAATTAAGTCAACCACACTTTGTGGTACATTCGCCCACTCTGAATGCATTTTGTGTTCAAGAACATTATCAACTCGTACAGGTTGAAAGGTTCCCGCGCCAACATGTAAAGTCACAAATGCCGTATTAACACCTTTATCTTTTAAACGTGCGAGCATTTCATCATCAAAATGAAGACCCGCTGTCGGTGCTGCAACCGCCCCTGGGGTTTCGTTATACACGGTTTGATAACGCTCTTTATCGGCATCTTCATCAGGACGATCAATATAAGGCGGTAAAGGCATGTGGCCAATTTCTTCCAGCACTTCTAAAATCGTAAGCTCTGATTGCAGTTCTAATTCAAATAAGGTGTCATGACGCGCCAACATTTTCATCTGGTAACCATTATCTAAATCAATAATGGCATCAACTTTCGGTGATTTTGAACTGCGCACATGAGCAAGAATCCGTTTATCATCCAACATGCGTTCAACTAAAATCTCTAGCTTCCCACCTGTCGATTTTTGCCCAAATAAACGCGCAGGAATAACTCGAGTATTGTTAAACACCATTAAGTCACCCGGTTGAATAAAATCGGATAAATCGTTGAACTGTTTGTCTGAAATTTGGCCAGTATTACCATCTAAGGTTAAAAGACGTGACGCTGATCGCTGCTCTGTGGGGTAACGAGCAATAAGTTCATCAGGAAGGTCGAACGAAAAATCTGCAACACGCATTAACTTGCCTCAAAATAGCATTAAACAAACCTAAAGCAACTGCAATACAGTTCTCTGGTTATGAAATATAAATGATGAATCTACGTTTTTAAATGAAAACGGCGGCTAGTCTATGACTATAGGCAGATGAATTCAAGATACAGAAGTGAACCTAGAAGAAGTTTGTTCGAATACAGAAAAGTTTCCAGTCAAACTCTCATACTTGAATTGTTAATATGAGAGTTCTGCAAGGTAAAGTACGATGGTGAAGAAAAGACTAAGAGTCGCTAGGTTCTTCTTTTTTTGACGGGTTGTGATACTGAAAATCAGTATAATCGAATGGCGGACCATCGATCTGCTCATATTGAATCTCAGAATACATTTTTACTCTGGGTTCTTTTTTAGGTTTTATGCGAAAAACCTTTTTAAGCCAACCTATCATCATCCGTGAACCTTTTTATTATTAGTTGTTTATATTGATTATAAATAATTAAAAAAATCAGCCGTTTAAAAAACGTATAATTGATATAAAAATACTCGACTCTTTTATGATACCGTTATTACACAAATTGTTTCAATATATTTTTTATGATTATAATTGAGTTATTGCCCCATTTTTTGTGTAACAGTAAGCTAGACAGACAAATCATCTACATAGCCAAGCGTAATCAACAAAATTCACTACAAGATCACAAAAGAAATAAAATTAACACCTACTTATAACATTTTGATATCTATTAGATTGAATGAACAATTGATAGTCTTTAACAGGTCTATATTAGGGTCTGTTCTTGTTTAGTGAAAGTCGCTGAATACCAGCCTACGCTGATATGACAAAGCACAAACATTTTGTGTTATACCAATTACAGTAATTAAATTCCCAGCTCAGAGCTATGTATGTGTTCAAAGTACAAGTGAAATTGATGAAGACATAGTTATGACCGACATACAAAACTGTCGTTATTACATTGCTACGTTGAGACAGTTTTGCGTAGTAATTTGGACACATACAAGCTCCCGAAGGGCAAGGCTAAAGGATTCCATTACTACGTTACAAGTTTTTGAATTCTCCTAATAGTACTTCAAACTTGCGTCTTGTACTGAAATCCTTTAGAGCTTGCTGAGTGGGAAGTTAATTACTGTAATTGGTATTAGTTCGCCCCTAGGGGCGAGGAATTAAACCCGAAGTGATTAAAATAAATATGTTAAAAAAAATTTCAACCCCTTTATATCAAAAGCTTAAAAGCCGTGAATTTTGGTTAAAGTTAACGAAAGAATTGGTTATTGTAATTGCACTTGTCAGTGCTCTCAGTTTCTATCTTCAATTTGAAATGGCTTCAGGCCATGCTCCCAAATTAACCACTGAAACCATCAATGGGAAACCGATTGACCTAGCGACTCTAAGCTCCGACAAACCCACGCTCGTTTATTTTTGGGGTTCATGGTGTGGTTACTGTAAATTTACGTCCCCAATGGTTGAATCAATATCAAAAGATCACCCCGTGATCAGTATCGCCATTGCCTCTGGTAAAAATTGGGAAGTGCAACAATACCTTGAACAAAAACAATTAAGCTTTGCTGCCATTAACGATATTAATAACACGATTAGTCAAGCTTGGGGAGTAAATGGAGTACCTGCAATTTTTGTGATTGATAAGAATGGAAATATTGCGTCAAAAACAACAGGGCCAACCAGTAATTGGGGAATGCGGCTCAGGTTATGGCTAGCAAGCTTTTAATTTTTAATATCAATTAGTTAAACATAGAATTAACCTTCATCCATTTTAATAGCAGTCAGTAGTCTGACTGACTATTATGGTTATACCCATATAGCTTCAAATATTTGGTACTGACTTTTTGATACCTAAATTGAATTTTTCATCAGGCTTAACCATTCCAGTCACTCATAGTGGCTGCTTTAGCCGTGCTACTACGCTAACGGGTTTTGAGCTTAATAATTTATATTATGAGCAAGATGACCATCAGTTAAATCAATTAACATCTTTAAAAGAACGTATCAAAAACTGGTTTAGAGGCGTTGATAAAGCCGACGCAGCCATTGCCTTTAGACGACTCGTACACTCTACAACCGCGGAGGAGGCAGACGCACACTTTTTAAAATTACAATCTTGTCTTGGTACCCAAGAAACCGACATAATTTTGTGCTTTTCTCATTTAAACAATAAGCATTACGAACTAAAGTTAGATAATTCAGTAGGGCATCTACAAATAACAAAATATTTAAAAAAAAGTACGCCGAGAAACTACCAAAGCACAGGTCAATCTACGCCGATACATAATCATCATACCATTTCAACTTCAGCTGTTGGTTCATCAAACTTTAGACCTCAGCAAAGTCCTTGGTTCCGTTTTATGAATGGCTCAGGCCGTTTATCAGGTCATTCAATCAGTGAAGTGCTCAAATTTGACGATAATAAACTTGAAAATTGCCATAACTTTATTCAAATGATCTTCCCAACTCAAACAACAAGCACTGTTGTTTCATCTGCCCCTTTACTTTCCTCTGCTGATGTACTTAACGTTCATTACACCCCTAAAACCCAGCATAACATCCAAAGGTGTATTGACGTTATGTTAAAGTTCTACGGATTAGAAAGATCAGGCGATCAAGTAAAGCAAATGCCCAATGCTAGTTCAATATCACTAACTAAATGGAAAAGCTT contains:
- a CDS encoding protein disulfide oxidoreductase, which translates into the protein MLKKISTPLYQKLKSREFWLKLTKELVIVIALVSALSFYLQFEMASGHAPKLTTETINGKPIDLATLSSDKPTLVYFWGSWCGYCKFTSPMVESISKDHPVISIAIASGKNWEVQQYLEQKQLSFAAINDINNTISQAWGVNGVPAIFVIDKNGNIASKTTGPTSNWGMRLRLWLASF
- the queA gene encoding tRNA preQ1(34) S-adenosylmethionine ribosyltransferase-isomerase QueA → MRVADFSFDLPDELIARYPTEQRSASRLLTLDGNTGQISDKQFNDLSDFIQPGDLMVFNNTRVIPARLFGQKSTGGKLEILVERMLDDKRILAHVRSSKSPKVDAIIDLDNGYQMKMLARHDTLFELELQSELTILEVLEEIGHMPLPPYIDRPDEDADKERYQTVYNETPGAVAAPTAGLHFDDEMLARLKDKGVNTAFVTLHVGAGTFQPVRVDNVLEHKMHSEWANVPQSVVDLIEQTKAAGNRIIAVGTTSVRSLESAARENDGKIAAYSSDTDIFIYPGYEFNVVDAMVTNFHLPESTLIMLISAFADQQLVMDAYQHAIKQKYRFFSYGDAMFITRKTK
- a CDS encoding opioid growth factor receptor-related protein, yielding MNFSSGLTIPVTHSGCFSRATTLTGFELNNLYYEQDDHQLNQLTSLKERIKNWFRGVDKADAAIAFRRLVHSTTAEEADAHFLKLQSCLGTQETDIILCFSHLNNKHYELKLDNSVGHLQITKYLKKSTPRNYQSTGQSTPIHNHHTISTSAVGSSNFRPQQSPWFRFMNGSGRLSGHSISEVLKFDDNKLENCHNFIQMIFPTQTTSTVVSSAPLLSSADVLNVHYTPKTQHNIQRCIDVMLKFYGLERSGDQVKQMPNASSISLTKWKSLTFTHNHKRISRMLTFLILCGYRDFASNLFGFFIQNRQHISRGVMKHWHTLLENQSLIGRQFRLNFQ